In Chryseobacterium oranimense, a single window of DNA contains:
- a CDS encoding DUF6268 family outer membrane beta-barrel protein, protein MKRHLLAAAGCLLGCWVSAQSGISGELKAEYIPLSSYIRPEDSVKTNSKSNFKRADLNLSIPLSMKKDSSGRVKAWSVLLSGSYAKMTHKDYEKQLFPDQMLNAQAGIQHIRPLGKKWSMMMTASVGVDTDLEQISSDDILGQGGVLFIRHFNPNLALGGGPVLTTAFGVPMILPWIYFDWKTHGKIKFNINFPEGMEAGYLFSDKFALKAVVNLSGMTVERNKDGKSMLLGYQQITAGIRPELKLNDKLSLRLTGGTALLRSFSENDRKIKSIFKDKKIADPKFASTFYAAVSLRWNLP, encoded by the coding sequence ATGAAGAGACATCTTTTGGCAGCTGCTGGCTGTCTGCTTGGCTGTTGGGTCAGTGCACAGTCGGGAATATCCGGAGAGCTTAAAGCAGAATATATCCCGCTCTCCAGCTATATCCGTCCGGAGGATAGTGTAAAAACAAATTCTAAAAGCAATTTTAAACGCGCAGACCTCAACCTGAGCATTCCGCTTTCAATGAAAAAAGACAGTAGCGGTAGAGTAAAAGCCTGGTCCGTACTGCTCAGCGGTTCTTATGCAAAAATGACCCATAAAGACTATGAGAAACAGCTTTTCCCCGATCAGATGCTCAATGCACAGGCCGGAATCCAGCACATAAGACCCCTGGGAAAGAAATGGAGCATGATGATGACTGCCTCAGTAGGAGTTGATACAGACCTGGAGCAAATAAGTTCTGACGATATTCTGGGGCAGGGTGGAGTATTATTTATAAGACATTTTAATCCCAATCTGGCTCTTGGAGGAGGCCCTGTGCTCACAACGGCTTTTGGGGTTCCTATGATATTGCCGTGGATCTATTTCGACTGGAAAACCCACGGAAAAATTAAGTTTAATATCAATTTTCCGGAAGGGATGGAGGCGGGCTACTTGTTTTCGGATAAATTTGCTTTAAAAGCAGTGGTGAACCTCAGCGGTATGACTGTAGAAAGAAATAAAGACGGAAAATCCATGCTGCTGGGCTATCAGCAGATCACGGCGGGAATCAGGCCTGAATTAAAACTGAATGATAAGCTCAGTCTCCGCCTTACAGGAGGAACGGCTCTGCTGAGAAGTTTCAGTGAAAACGACAGAAAGATCAAAAGTATTTTTAAAGACAAAAAGATCGCTGATCCTAAATTTGCCAGTACATTTTATGCAGCCGTATCGCTGAGGTGGAATCTGCCATAA
- a CDS encoding multidrug effflux MFS transporter: MRNLSIVVFILALLNTLESLSIDLYLPAFPSMAQIFQTDIGHIQISISVFFAGFAFGQLLWGPLSDKTGRKPMLYCGLLLFIAGATAIFFTENIYVLWAMRFLQAFGGSAGIVIGRAIVIDLYDRQKSVAIFSQQSQISGIAPIIAPLLGSVFLKFWGWNSSFAFLSILGLITLFMVFKFVPETNSKKIFSDHTEDEKSLKDHLKTIITNKEFISSTMIGSIAFASLIIYISNAPFLFMKLHGFSSGVFSLIFGFNSLALITAAYLTPKLIKRISDTKLLLTATLILLTVCSLHILIAAANLSVALEIMMLYLSLLAIGILFPITSAHALSPFKEGRGTAAAVMGFMQLMVTFLLSGLAGFLEADSIMPMVLIRAGIACVAVWFAYRSFKYKKTAL; this comes from the coding sequence ATGAGAAACTTAAGTATTGTAGTGTTTATTCTGGCACTGCTCAACACCCTTGAATCACTGAGTATTGATCTTTATCTCCCTGCTTTTCCAAGTATGGCTCAGATATTTCAGACTGATATCGGGCATATCCAGATCTCTATTTCCGTGTTCTTTGCAGGATTTGCTTTCGGACAGCTTCTTTGGGGACCTTTGTCAGACAAAACCGGACGAAAACCAATGCTGTACTGTGGGCTTTTACTTTTTATCGCAGGAGCCACTGCCATCTTTTTTACAGAAAATATTTACGTATTGTGGGCTATGCGTTTTCTTCAGGCATTCGGAGGAAGTGCCGGAATTGTAATAGGGCGGGCTATTGTTATTGATCTGTACGACCGGCAGAAATCTGTAGCCATCTTTTCCCAACAGTCTCAGATAAGTGGTATTGCTCCTATTATTGCTCCATTACTCGGAAGTGTATTTCTTAAATTCTGGGGATGGAACAGTTCGTTTGCCTTTTTAAGTATTCTTGGCCTGATAACTCTGTTTATGGTATTTAAATTTGTCCCTGAAACCAATTCGAAAAAGATATTTTCCGACCATACAGAAGATGAAAAAAGCTTAAAAGACCACCTGAAAACAATAATCACCAACAAAGAATTTATCAGCAGTACCATGATTGGAAGCATTGCCTTTGCTTCCCTTATCATTTATATTTCCAATGCCCCGTTTTTATTCATGAAGCTTCATGGATTCTCCAGCGGCGTTTTCAGTCTGATATTTGGGTTTAATTCATTGGCCTTGATAACGGCAGCCTATCTCACCCCTAAATTAATAAAGAGGATCAGTGACACAAAGCTTTTATTAACAGCTACCCTGATATTGCTGACGGTGTGCAGTCTGCATATCCTCATTGCAGCCGCAAACCTTTCAGTAGCGCTGGAAATTATGATGCTATACCTGTCATTGCTGGCCATAGGAATCCTGTTTCCCATTACTTCTGCTCATGCTTTATCACCTTTCAAAGAAGGACGTGGAACCGCCGCGGCTGTCATGGGATTTATGCAGCTCATGGTTACCTTTTTACTTTCAGGACTTGCTGGTTTTTTAGAGGCAGATTCCATTATGCCGATGGTTCTGATTCGGGCAGGCATTGCCTGTGTTGCTGTATGGTTTGCCTATCGTTCATTTAAGTATAAAAAAACGGCCCTATAA
- a CDS encoding AraC family transcriptional regulator, which produces MSNKKNRYDIVAVLFIKKIILYIYHSKTKMPPPEKNIPVHHLTTEQFQLMTLETGHPENFNDIHRHNFFEIIWFQKVRENSSLELDFESYSLKNNQICIIAPGQVFNMKLRGEKGYVLAVSREIFKEACEIESILTGGTIPFLLDEENEATCSTVISLIEKEYKGTARIDLLKTYLRAFCIIITEQISLQDPSINDRQRIHQLVSLIEEHYTIEKDTGFYANQIKISAHHLNDIVRHSRGTTVKKMIAQRILLEAKRELSFGALTIKEIAFKLGFSDASYFSRFFRKQTGQNPDGFRVEKD; this is translated from the coding sequence TTGAGTAATAAAAAGAACCGTTACGATATCGTAGCGGTTCTTTTCATAAAGAAAATAATTCTCTACATTTATCATTCAAAAACAAAAATGCCTCCACCCGAAAAAAATATCCCTGTTCACCACCTCACCACCGAACAGTTTCAGTTGATGACTCTCGAAACGGGGCATCCGGAGAATTTTAATGATATTCATCGACATAATTTCTTTGAGATCATATGGTTCCAAAAAGTAAGAGAAAACAGCAGCCTGGAATTGGATTTTGAAAGTTATAGCCTCAAAAACAATCAGATCTGTATCATTGCACCCGGCCAGGTATTCAATATGAAGCTGAGAGGTGAAAAAGGATATGTACTTGCCGTTAGCAGAGAAATATTTAAAGAAGCGTGTGAAATTGAATCCATCTTGACCGGAGGAACAATTCCATTTTTATTGGATGAAGAAAATGAGGCAACCTGTAGTACGGTTATTTCGCTTATAGAAAAAGAATATAAAGGGACAGCAAGGATAGATTTATTAAAAACCTACCTGAGAGCATTCTGTATCATTATAACAGAACAGATCAGCTTGCAGGATCCTTCAATTAATGACAGGCAGCGTATCCATCAGCTGGTAAGCCTGATCGAAGAACATTATACCATTGAAAAAGACACCGGATTCTATGCGAATCAAATCAAAATAAGTGCACACCACCTTAATGACATTGTCCGCCATTCAAGAGGAACTACCGTGAAAAAAATGATCGCCCAGCGTATTTTGCTGGAGGCTAAAAGAGAGCTCAGCTTTGGAGCATTAACCATTAAAGAAATTGCTTTTAAGCTTGGATTCAGCGATGCTTCTTATTTCTCTCGCTTTTTCAGAAAGCAGACAGGCCAGAATCCTGATGGGTTTAGAGTAGAAAAGGACTAA